The region AGTTAGTGTCAAGGTCCGCCGCGCCCACCCGGTCCGCCCTTGCTTAGAGCGCACTCCACGACGTTGGCTGAGGAGTCATGAAGTACACGCAGCTCGGACGCACAGGACTCAAGGTCAGCCGACTCGTTCTCGGGACCATGAACTTCGGCCCCCAGACCGACGAAGCCGACAGCCACGCGATCATGGACGCGGCCCTGGACACAGGGATCAACTTCTTCGACACCGCCAACGTCTACGGCTGGGCCGAGAACAAGGGCCGTACGGAATCGATCATCGGGAACTGGTTCGCCAAGGGCGGTGAGCGCCGCGACAAGGTGGTCCTCGCCACCAAGGTGTACGGAAACATGGCCGTCGACGGCGAAGCGTGGCCCAACCACGACAAGCTCTCCGCGCTGAACATCCGCCGCGCGGTGGACGCGTCGCTGAAGCGGCTCCAGACCGACTACATCGACGTCTACCAGTTCCACCACATCGACCGCTCGACTCCCTTCGAGGAGATCTGGCAGGCGATCGACGTGCTCGTACAGCAGGGGAAGATCCTCTACGCGGGGTCGAGCAACTTCCCGGGATACAAGATCGCCCAGGCCAACGAGACCGCCGCCCGCCGCGGCAGAACCATCGGCCTCGTCAGCGAGCAGTGCCTCTACAACCTCGCCGAACGGCGCGCCGAGATGGAGGTCATCCCGGCCGCGCAGGAGTACGGCCTCGGGGTCATCCCCTGGTCGCCGCTGCACGGCGGCCTGCTCGGCGGCGTCATCAGGAAGGAGGTCCAGGGCGGCAGGCGCGCCAGTGGCCGCGCGGCCGACACCCTCGCCGACCCCGCATCACGCGCGCAGATCCAGGCGTACGAGGACCTCCTTGACAAGCACGGCATCGAGCCCGGCGAGGCGGCTCTCGCCTGGCTGCTCACCCGCCCCGGCGTGACCGGCCCGATCGTCGGCCCGCGTACCGCCGAGCAGTTGGAGTCGGCGGTACGGGCGTCCGAGCTGGAGCTGAGCGACGAACTGCTGACCTCGCTCGACGAGATCTTCCCGGGCCCGGGCCCGTCGCCGGAGGCCTTCGCCTGGTGAGGCGTCGACACCGGCCGCCACACCAGCGGCGACAGGTGGGGCGGCGACCGTCACACCAGCGGTGACGGGTGGGGCGGTGGTCGGGACGCGAGCCGGAATCAGGCTCGCGTCACCGCCCGACCGCCGCCGCCACCCCGACCACGACGAACATCAGCACGAGCGCACCGGCCATCACCCGGTTCCGGATTTTCGGATTCACGCGGTCGAGCCTAACCGGCCGCGCCCAGGGACCAACGGGCGACCACCTCGTACCGGGGCTGTTCCCCCGGCACCCCCGACTTCGGCAGATCGCTGCGTACGAGCGCCAGGTCGTCCACCGTCCACGTGCGGCTCGTGAACGCGTCCAGGGTCTCGACGTACGGCCGCACCTCGAAGGCCTCGCGGCTGCGTGCCACGGTGAGGTGGGCCTGGTAGCGCCGGTGCTCCCCCATGTCGACGCCCGCCTTCCGGCCTGCCGCCTCCGCCCGGTCGGCCAGCAGGCGCAGCACGTTCACCTCACCGGCGGCGCCCGCCCACAGCGCCCGCCCGTGCCCGAACTGCCCGCCGCCGCACACCGACAGCGTGAACGCGTCCGTACGGTGGGCGGCCCGCTCCAGCCGTTCCGACAGCTCCGGTACGACGTCCTCGTCCACCTCGCCGTAGAAGGCGAGGGTGAAGTGCCAGCCGGGTGCGCCGGTCCAGCGCAGCCCGTCCGCACCCGGCAGGCCCCTCAACCCGGCCACCGCGACGGCGAGTTGCTCGGCGACATCCTCGGGCGGCAGTACGGCGGCGAACAGCCGGACCGTGTTCATGGCACTCGTGTCACTGGCGCTCATGGCGCTCACCGTACTCACGCCACCGAGGTCACCGGCTCCCGCCGTTCCTCGTCCTGCTGCTGTGCCTGCTCCTCCCCCGGCCTCCGCTGTGCGTCTTCCTGCCGCTTGACGAGGCTGACGCGCGGATGTCCGGAGTTCCAGCCGGCGGAGACTCTCAGTCCGCCCACGCGGGCCAGGACCAGGCCGACCGTGAGGGCGGCTGCCGTCGCGACGATGCCGCCGAAGGCGAGGCCGACCCGGGGGCCGTACGCGTCCGTGATCCAGCCGACCAGCGGTGCGCCCAGCGGCGTACCGCCCATGAAGACCATCATGAACAGGGCCATGACCCGGCCGCGCATGGCGGGGTCGGTGGCCATCTGGACCGAGGTGTTCGCCGTGACGTTGACCGTGAGGCCGGCGATCCCGATCGGGATCATCAGCAGCGCGAACAGCCACAGGGACGGGGCCGCCGCGGCGACGATCTCCAGCGCGCCGAAGACCACGGCCGCCGCGACGAGGACGCGCAGCTTCGCCGTGCCGCGCCGGGCGGCGAGCAGGGCGCCCGCCAGGGAACCGACCGCCATCAGGGTGTTGAAGAAGCTG is a window of Streptomyces sp. B21-083 DNA encoding:
- a CDS encoding aldo/keto reductase translates to MKYTQLGRTGLKVSRLVLGTMNFGPQTDEADSHAIMDAALDTGINFFDTANVYGWAENKGRTESIIGNWFAKGGERRDKVVLATKVYGNMAVDGEAWPNHDKLSALNIRRAVDASLKRLQTDYIDVYQFHHIDRSTPFEEIWQAIDVLVQQGKILYAGSSNFPGYKIAQANETAARRGRTIGLVSEQCLYNLAERRAEMEVIPAAQEYGLGVIPWSPLHGGLLGGVIRKEVQGGRRASGRAADTLADPASRAQIQAYEDLLDKHGIEPGEAALAWLLTRPGVTGPIVGPRTAEQLESAVRASELELSDELLTSLDEIFPGPGPSPEAFAW
- the thpR gene encoding RNA 2',3'-cyclic phosphodiesterase produces the protein MSASDTSAMNTVRLFAAVLPPEDVAEQLAVAVAGLRGLPGADGLRWTGAPGWHFTLAFYGEVDEDVVPELSERLERAAHRTDAFTLSVCGGGQFGHGRALWAGAAGEVNVLRLLADRAEAAGRKAGVDMGEHRRYQAHLTVARSREAFEVRPYVETLDAFTSRTWTVDDLALVRSDLPKSGVPGEQPRYEVVARWSLGAAG